In Microbacterium sp. SLBN-146, one genomic interval encodes:
- a CDS encoding cytochrome ubiquinol oxidase subunit I, which translates to MDLLDPLLLARWQFGLTTLYHFLFVPLTLGMALTVSIFQTAWVRTGNLKWLHLTRFFGKIFLINFAMGVVTGIVQEFQFGMNWSSYSRFVGDVFGAPLAFEGLMAFFFEATFIGLWIFGWDKLPRKVHLATIWIATIGAWFSAYFILAANAFMQNPVGYQMAQDGSRAEMNDFFAVLTNPVALAALPHTLFAAFMMTAGVIISIAAWQLLRGRNVEMMRPALRYGLWGMIVAFAGVALSGDQLSLVMVQTQPMKMAAAEAMFDTACGANASFSIFTLGTPDGTSELFSIRVPYLLSLLSTHSLDGCVEGINDLNLQYTNELFPQFADQVDGNFAPILWVTYWSFRWMIGLGGLAALSAVVGLWLTRKKAKRPVPAWAWKIAIWAWPASLFAILVGWVFTEMGRQPWIVFGLMLTEDGVSPSVPGWTVLISLTAFTLIYAILAVVEIGLIVKTSQKGPDPLPEPGSEPAQPQSVEDTPTTVY; encoded by the coding sequence GTGGACCTGCTTGACCCCCTCCTCCTCGCGAGATGGCAGTTCGGCCTGACGACGCTGTACCACTTCCTCTTCGTCCCGCTCACGCTCGGCATGGCGCTCACGGTGTCGATCTTCCAGACCGCGTGGGTGCGGACGGGAAACCTCAAGTGGCTCCACCTGACGCGCTTCTTCGGGAAGATCTTCCTCATCAACTTCGCGATGGGCGTCGTCACCGGCATCGTGCAGGAGTTCCAGTTCGGCATGAACTGGTCGTCCTACTCGCGGTTCGTGGGCGACGTCTTCGGCGCGCCGCTCGCCTTCGAGGGCCTCATGGCGTTCTTCTTCGAAGCGACCTTCATCGGCCTGTGGATCTTCGGTTGGGACAAGCTTCCCCGGAAGGTCCACCTCGCGACCATCTGGATCGCGACGATCGGCGCGTGGTTCTCGGCGTACTTCATCCTCGCCGCCAATGCCTTCATGCAGAACCCCGTCGGCTACCAGATGGCGCAGGACGGCTCCCGCGCCGAGATGAACGACTTCTTCGCGGTCCTCACCAACCCCGTCGCCCTCGCCGCACTCCCCCACACGCTGTTCGCCGCCTTCATGATGACGGCCGGCGTCATCATCTCGATCGCCGCGTGGCAGCTCTTGCGCGGCCGGAACGTCGAGATGATGCGTCCCGCGCTCCGCTACGGCCTCTGGGGCATGATCGTGGCGTTCGCGGGCGTCGCGCTCTCGGGAGATCAGCTGAGCCTCGTCATGGTGCAGACGCAGCCGATGAAGATGGCCGCAGCCGAGGCGATGTTCGACACGGCGTGCGGAGCGAACGCGTCGTTCTCGATCTTCACGCTCGGGACCCCGGACGGCACGAGCGAGCTGTTCTCGATCCGTGTGCCCTATCTGCTGTCGCTTCTGTCGACGCATTCGCTCGACGGCTGCGTCGAGGGCATCAACGACCTCAACCTGCAGTACACGAATGAGCTGTTCCCGCAGTTCGCCGATCAGGTCGACGGCAACTTCGCGCCGATCCTGTGGGTCACCTACTGGTCCTTCCGCTGGATGATCGGCCTTGGCGGCCTTGCTGCTCTCTCGGCGGTCGTGGGCCTGTGGCTCACGCGCAAGAAGGCCAAGCGCCCCGTCCCCGCGTGGGCGTGGAAGATCGCGATCTGGGCATGGCCCGCATCGCTCTTCGCGATCCTCGTCGGATGGGTGTTCACCGAGATGGGCCGCCAGCCGTGGATCGTATTCGGACTCATGCTCACGGAGGACGGCGTCTCGCCGAGCGTCCCGGGCTGGACCGTCCTCATCTCGCTCACGGCCTTCACCCTCATCTACGCGATCCTCGCGGTCGTCGAGATCGGACTCATCGTGAAGACCTCTCAGAAGGGGCCCGATCCCCTTCCCGAACCGGGCTCGGAGCCCGCCCAGCCGCAGTCCGTCGAAGACACCCCGACGACGGTGTACTAG
- the moaA gene encoding GTP 3',8-cyclase MoaA translates to MAAIPVTIGARRPEPLASVALLGDEPGDSGRPLVDTHGRVHRDLRISLTDRCSLRCTYCMPEQGNEWLAKSSILGTDEIVHVARVAAAAGVTTFRLTGGEPLLRTDIVDVVRRIAQLRTPDGEPVHVAMTTNGIRLPDFLPDLQAAGLGRLNISLDTIRRDRFRELTRRDRLDDVLEGIAAAQRSGLRPLKINAVAMRDVNDDELIDLVAFAIEHDAQLRFIEQMPLDAGHTWDRARMVTRAEILETLSARWELTPVPGRGGAPAERWQLDDGPHTVGVIASVTAPFCGDCDRLRLTADGQLRNCLFSTTEYDLLPALRGPGLAAPPASGEGARDAAIETMLRSCVLGKLPGHAINDPSFLQPARGMNAIGG, encoded by the coding sequence ATGGCAGCGATCCCCGTGACGATCGGTGCGCGGCGGCCGGAGCCCCTGGCATCCGTTGCGCTTCTCGGCGACGAACCCGGCGACTCGGGGCGTCCTCTCGTCGACACGCACGGCCGCGTCCACCGTGATCTGCGCATCTCGCTCACCGACCGCTGCTCGTTGCGCTGCACGTACTGCATGCCGGAGCAGGGCAACGAATGGCTCGCGAAGTCGAGCATCCTCGGGACGGACGAGATCGTTCACGTCGCCCGCGTCGCCGCCGCGGCGGGGGTCACGACCTTCCGGCTGACGGGGGGAGAGCCGCTTCTGCGCACGGACATCGTCGATGTCGTGCGGCGCATCGCGCAGCTTCGGACCCCCGATGGGGAACCCGTCCATGTCGCCATGACGACGAACGGCATCCGTCTTCCCGATTTCCTGCCCGATCTGCAGGCGGCGGGGCTCGGGCGGCTCAACATCTCACTCGACACGATCCGTCGCGACCGCTTCCGCGAGCTCACTCGTCGTGATCGCCTCGACGACGTGCTCGAGGGGATCGCGGCGGCGCAGCGGTCGGGTCTCAGGCCGCTCAAGATCAACGCCGTCGCGATGCGCGACGTCAACGACGACGAACTGATCGACCTGGTGGCGTTCGCTATCGAGCACGATGCGCAGCTGCGCTTCATCGAGCAGATGCCCCTGGATGCGGGACACACGTGGGATCGTGCGCGCATGGTGACGAGGGCGGAGATCCTCGAAACGCTGTCCGCCCGCTGGGAGCTCACCCCCGTGCCCGGGCGCGGCGGTGCCCCCGCCGAGCGTTGGCAGCTCGACGACGGCCCGCACACGGTCGGCGTGATCGCATCGGTGACGGCGCCGTTCTGCGGTGACTGCGACCGGCTGCGCCTGACCGCCGACGGTCAGCTGCGCAACTGCCTCTTCTCGACGACGGAGTACGATCTGCTGCCTGCGCTGCGCGGTCCGGGTCTTGCGGCGCCGCCGGCCTCGGGTGAGGGTGCGCGCGATGCGGCGATCGAGACGATGCTCCGCTCCTGCGTCCTCGGCAAGCTGCCGGGCCACGCGATCAACGACCCGTCCTTCCTGCAGCCCGCGCGCGGCATGAACGCGATCGGCGGCTGA
- a CDS encoding metalloregulator ArsR/SmtB family transcription factor, whose amino-acid sequence MGPYSAISSYSRVEILHLLQEQPGRTVTELCERTGLHANTVREHLQRLVAAGHVVQEKEHRTTRGRPRVFYSAATGEADASSPVARARVQDAARRGDLMRRVLPGSAGPLDEDAAHQLDAIVDDLVDAGFDPLVDEHALTIDLTPCPHATSQADHLETLCRVHIGLMQSVLSEARGPLKVEGIASACDPETCVVHLTR is encoded by the coding sequence ATGGGCCCGTACAGCGCCATCTCGAGTTACTCGCGCGTGGAGATCCTCCACCTGCTGCAGGAGCAGCCCGGCCGCACCGTCACGGAGCTCTGCGAGCGCACAGGGCTCCACGCCAACACCGTGCGGGAGCACCTGCAGCGACTCGTCGCGGCGGGACACGTCGTGCAGGAGAAGGAGCACCGCACGACGCGCGGCCGCCCGCGGGTCTTCTACAGCGCCGCGACGGGGGAAGCGGACGCATCGAGTCCCGTCGCGCGAGCCCGTGTTCAGGATGCCGCGCGCCGCGGCGACCTCATGAGGCGCGTCCTCCCCGGTTCGGCGGGGCCGCTCGATGAGGACGCCGCGCACCAGCTCGACGCGATCGTCGACGATCTCGTCGACGCGGGGTTCGATCCGCTCGTCGACGAGCACGCGCTCACGATCGATCTCACACCGTGTCCACACGCGACGTCACAGGCCGACCATCTCGAGACGCTGTGCCGCGTGCACATCGGACTCATGCAGAGCGTGCTCTCCGAAGCCCGCGGCCCGCTCAAAGTCGAGGGCATCGCATCCGCGTGCGACCCCGAGACCTGCGTCGTGCACTTGACGCGCTGA
- the cydD gene encoding thiol reductant ABC exporter subunit CydD — protein sequence MTDIVEAPPRTRAKPVDPRLLRYARSSRSFFIVIAAIAFVHTAVIVAFAWFLTTAIVGAIEGMPLPELLPTLGALGAVVIVRALLLWAREAVASRAAARVQTELRSALVVAVGALGPEWLSTRNSAELALTAGRGLDALEAYFGRYLPQLVQTVVATPLIIAVMWWQDWISGLTVVLTIPLIPIFMVLIGLATRAVQERQWKTLQRLASRFSDTVQGLSTLKVFGRQHRAAASIERVTDDYRRETMRVLRVSFLSGFALEFLASIAVAIVAVSIGFRLIDGSLTLAVGLFVLLLAPEAYLPLRQVGVQFHAASEGVAATDDVFDVLDAARTRDTARASEPSARPRSETSRVPAATLVVRELRVVRGGQALPAVSFTAMPGTVTLIEGPSGAGKSSLLAALRGAATFDGVAEVDAVDVRTLAPASWLAWAGQQPGLVTGTIAANVALGDENPDAALVTHALSLACAADLPPSYELGVRGSGISGGQAQRVAVARSFYRYLSGRAAVVAVDEPSAALDATTENRLWQSIRSLADDGATVLLVSHRTTARDIADQVVRIEPSEVIA from the coding sequence ATGACTGACATCGTGGAGGCTCCCCCGCGCACGCGGGCGAAGCCCGTCGATCCGCGACTCCTCCGGTATGCGCGGTCGTCGCGCAGCTTCTTCATCGTCATCGCCGCGATCGCTTTCGTTCACACGGCGGTCATCGTCGCCTTCGCGTGGTTCCTGACCACCGCGATCGTGGGGGCGATCGAGGGGATGCCGCTCCCCGAGCTCCTGCCCACGCTCGGCGCCCTAGGCGCCGTCGTCATCGTGCGTGCGCTCCTCCTGTGGGCGCGTGAGGCCGTCGCCTCGCGCGCGGCGGCACGGGTGCAGACGGAGCTTCGGAGCGCACTCGTCGTGGCCGTCGGGGCGCTCGGCCCCGAGTGGCTCTCGACGCGCAACTCGGCCGAACTCGCCCTCACGGCCGGACGTGGCCTGGACGCCCTCGAGGCGTACTTCGGACGCTACCTTCCGCAACTCGTGCAGACGGTCGTCGCGACTCCGCTCATCATCGCGGTCATGTGGTGGCAGGACTGGATCTCGGGTCTCACCGTCGTCCTCACGATCCCCCTCATCCCGATCTTCATGGTGCTCATCGGCCTTGCGACGCGAGCCGTGCAGGAGCGTCAGTGGAAGACGCTGCAGCGTCTCGCCTCGCGCTTCTCCGACACGGTGCAGGGACTTTCGACCCTCAAGGTGTTCGGGAGGCAGCACCGCGCCGCGGCATCCATCGAGCGCGTCACCGACGACTACCGCCGCGAGACGATGAGGGTCTTGCGCGTCTCGTTCCTGTCGGGGTTCGCGCTCGAGTTCCTCGCGTCGATCGCCGTCGCGATCGTCGCCGTCTCGATCGGCTTCCGACTCATCGACGGGTCGCTCACGCTCGCCGTCGGACTCTTCGTGCTGCTGCTGGCTCCCGAGGCGTACCTGCCGCTGCGTCAAGTGGGCGTGCAGTTCCACGCGGCATCCGAGGGCGTCGCCGCGACGGACGACGTCTTCGATGTGCTCGACGCAGCAAGGACCCGCGACACCGCGCGCGCCTCGGAACCGTCCGCGAGACCCCGATCGGAGACGTCGCGCGTGCCGGCGGCAACACTGGTGGTCCGCGAGCTCCGGGTCGTGCGCGGAGGACAAGCTCTCCCCGCGGTCTCCTTCACGGCGATGCCCGGAACCGTGACGCTCATCGAAGGGCCGAGCGGCGCAGGCAAGTCGAGCCTCCTCGCGGCGCTCCGCGGCGCAGCGACCTTCGACGGGGTCGCCGAGGTCGATGCCGTCGACGTGCGCACCCTCGCGCCCGCGTCGTGGCTCGCGTGGGCAGGTCAGCAGCCGGGACTGGTGACGGGAACGATCGCGGCCAACGTCGCTCTGGGCGACGAGAATCCGGATGCCGCGCTCGTCACGCACGCCCTCTCCCTCGCCTGCGCGGCCGACCTGCCGCCGTCGTACGAGCTCGGCGTCCGCGGCTCGGGAATCTCGGGCGGTCAGGCACAGCGCGTCGCGGTCGCGCGTTCGTTCTACCGGTACCTCTCGGGCCGGGCCGCCGTCGTCGCCGTCGATGAGCCGAGCGCGGCCCTTGACGCGACGACCGAGAATCGTCTCTGGCAGAGCATCCGCTCACTCGCCGACGACGGCGCGACGGTGCTCCTGGTGTCGCACCGCACGACCGCCCGCGACATCGCCGATCAGGTCGTGCGGATCGAGCCGAGCGAGGTGATCGCGTGA
- the cydB gene encoding cytochrome d ubiquinol oxidase subunit II: protein MDLAYLWFFIVGFLFVGYFVLDGFDFGVGMSLPFLGKDDISRRQIINTIGPVWDLNETWVIVAGACLFAAFPEWYATLFSGFYLPLLLILLALIARGVSFEYRHQRDSVRWRRNFDRMIVIGSAVPAFLWGVAVANIVQGVPLDADHEFMGSVLTLLNPYGLLGGLTTLLLFFTHGIYFVALKTDGQVAADARKLAGRAGFLTIIVAALFLAWTIGLAFSEGRDLVWLTVLCAAIAAVLLISSWIANARGREGWAFGFGAFTIVTAVLALWFALFPYVMPSTVDMATNSLTIENASSTDYTLTIMSWAALIFLPLVLAYQAWTYWIFRKRITRSKIEKAASVPAH from the coding sequence ATGGATCTCGCATACCTCTGGTTCTTCATCGTCGGCTTCCTGTTCGTCGGGTATTTCGTCCTCGACGGCTTCGACTTCGGCGTCGGGATGTCGCTGCCCTTCCTCGGCAAGGACGACATCTCGCGCCGCCAGATCATCAACACGATCGGCCCCGTGTGGGACCTCAACGAGACGTGGGTCATCGTCGCCGGCGCGTGCCTCTTCGCTGCTTTCCCCGAGTGGTACGCGACGCTCTTCAGCGGCTTCTATCTGCCGCTTCTGCTGATCCTCCTCGCCCTCATCGCGCGCGGCGTCTCCTTCGAGTACCGGCACCAGCGCGACAGCGTCCGGTGGCGGCGCAACTTCGATCGCATGATCGTGATCGGCTCGGCCGTTCCCGCGTTCCTGTGGGGCGTCGCGGTCGCCAACATCGTGCAGGGCGTTCCGCTGGATGCCGACCACGAGTTCATGGGATCCGTGCTCACACTCTTGAACCCGTACGGGCTCCTCGGCGGGCTCACGACCCTGCTGCTGTTCTTCACGCACGGCATCTACTTCGTCGCGCTCAAGACCGACGGACAGGTCGCCGCCGACGCCCGCAAGCTCGCGGGACGAGCCGGATTCCTCACGATCATCGTCGCGGCCCTCTTCCTCGCGTGGACGATCGGGCTGGCGTTCTCGGAGGGGCGCGACCTCGTGTGGCTCACCGTCCTGTGCGCGGCGATCGCCGCCGTCCTGCTGATCTCGTCGTGGATCGCCAACGCGCGCGGACGAGAGGGATGGGCGTTCGGCTTCGGCGCCTTCACGATCGTGACGGCCGTCCTCGCGCTCTGGTTCGCGCTCTTCCCCTATGTCATGCCGTCGACGGTCGACATGGCCACGAACAGCCTGACGATCGAGAACGCGTCGAGCACGGACTACACCTTGACGATCATGTCGTGGGCGGCGCTCATCTTCCTCCCCCTCGTGCTCGCGTATCAGGCGTGGACCTACTGGATCTTCCGCAAGCGCATCACGAGGTCCAAGATCGAGAAGGCGGCGAGCGTTCCTGCACACTGA
- the fdhD gene encoding formate dehydrogenase accessory sulfurtransferase FdhD has product MGRITVRRPVVRVSFDADGAATTRRRPDHLAVEEPLEIRVGGDPLAVTMRTPGHDIELAAGFLVSEGVISRGEEYRSAIHCGGPGTPGGSTENTYNVLDVALAPGVAPPSPDIARSFYTTSSCGVCGKASIDAVETVSSYDVSTDAATVAAGDLLAFPDRLREQQAVFEKTGGLHAAALFDAASGEMLVLREDVGRHNAVDKVVGWAVLDGRLPLVGTVLQVSGRASFELVQKAVMAGIPILSAVSAPSSLAVELADASGLTLAGFVRGTSLNLYAHPGRVTTSAAAAD; this is encoded by the coding sequence ATGGGACGGATCACGGTGCGGCGTCCCGTCGTCCGCGTCTCCTTCGACGCTGACGGGGCCGCGACGACGCGGCGTCGCCCCGACCATCTCGCGGTCGAGGAGCCGCTCGAGATCCGCGTCGGCGGCGATCCGCTCGCCGTCACGATGCGCACCCCCGGACACGACATCGAGTTGGCCGCGGGGTTCCTCGTCTCGGAAGGCGTCATCTCGCGGGGCGAGGAGTACCGGTCCGCGATCCACTGCGGAGGTCCCGGGACGCCCGGTGGCTCGACGGAGAACACGTACAACGTCCTGGACGTCGCTCTGGCGCCCGGTGTCGCACCGCCTTCGCCGGACATCGCGCGCTCGTTCTATACGACGAGCTCGTGCGGTGTGTGCGGAAAGGCGTCGATCGACGCCGTCGAGACGGTCTCGTCGTACGACGTGTCGACGGATGCCGCGACGGTCGCCGCGGGCGATCTTCTCGCGTTCCCCGACCGGCTGAGGGAGCAGCAGGCGGTGTTCGAGAAGACGGGCGGTCTGCACGCCGCGGCGCTCTTCGACGCGGCGTCCGGTGAGATGCTCGTGCTCCGCGAGGACGTCGGTCGGCACAACGCCGTCGACAAGGTCGTGGGGTGGGCGGTGCTCGACGGACGACTTCCCCTCGTCGGCACCGTGCTGCAGGTGTCGGGGCGCGCGAGCTTCGAGCTCGTGCAGAAGGCCGTCATGGCCGGCATCCCGATCCTGTCCGCCGTCTCGGCGCCGTCGTCGCTCGCCGTGGAGCTCGCCGACGCGTCGGGGCTCACTCTCGCGGGGTTCGTGCGCGGCACGTCGCTCAACCTCTACGCGCACCCGGGGCGTGTCACGACCTCGGCGGCGGCCGCCGACTGA